In a single window of the Alphaproteobacteria bacterium LSUCC0684 genome:
- a CDS encoding ribose-phosphate pyrophosphokinase, whose protein sequence is MKILACNSNRPLAEAIAAYLDKPLTKADIRRFADMEVFAEIQENVRGEDVFVVQSTSYPANDNLMELLVTLDALRRGSARRITAVIPYYGYARQDRKSGPRTPISAKLVANLITSAGADRVLTMDLHADQIQGFFDIPTDNLFAAPVLTDDIKTNYPNDRLVVVSPDVGGVVRARAIAKRLDAELAIIDKRRERAGVSEVMNIIGDVEDRRCIMVDDIVDSGGTLCNAAQALIDKGAISVDAYVTHGVLSGGAVSRVASSPLSSLVTTDSILATEAMRVAKNIRQLTVAPLLGEAILRINEERSVSSLFN, encoded by the coding sequence ATGAAGATTTTGGCCTGTAATTCCAATCGCCCGCTTGCTGAAGCCATTGCCGCTTATCTGGACAAACCACTGACGAAAGCCGATATCCGTCGTTTTGCGGATATGGAGGTGTTTGCCGAAATTCAGGAAAATGTCCGTGGTGAGGACGTCTTTGTTGTTCAATCGACCTCGTATCCAGCCAACGACAATTTGATGGAATTGCTTGTAACGCTGGACGCTCTCCGTCGCGGTTCAGCTCGCCGCATCACCGCTGTAATACCGTATTATGGCTACGCCCGGCAGGATAGGAAATCAGGTCCACGGACACCAATCTCCGCCAAGCTGGTGGCCAACCTGATTACTTCAGCCGGTGCTGACCGTGTGCTGACGATGGATCTTCATGCGGACCAGATTCAGGGGTTCTTCGACATTCCCACCGACAATCTGTTTGCCGCCCCTGTATTGACTGATGATATCAAGACGAATTACCCCAACGACCGGCTTGTCGTAGTTTCACCTGATGTCGGCGGGGTTGTGCGCGCCCGCGCCATTGCCAAGAGGCTGGATGCCGAACTCGCAATTATTGACAAGCGTCGTGAACGTGCTGGTGTTTCTGAAGTCATGAATATCATCGGTGATGTTGAAGATCGCCGATGCATCATGGTTGACGATATCGTGGATTCAGGTGGAACTCTCTGCAATGCAGCCCAGGCGCTCATTGATAAAGGTGCAATCTCTGTCGATGCCTATGTGACCCATGGGGTGCTTTCCGGCGGTGCAGTTTCACGGGTTGCGTCTTCACCGCTTTCGTCTCTGGTGACAACCGACAGCATTCTTGCGACCGAAGCGATGCGAGTCGCCAAAAACATTCGCCAGCTGACGGTTGCCCCTTTATTGGGTGAGGCTATCCTCCGGATTAACGAAGAGCGTTCTGTTTCTTCGCTATTCAACTAG
- the pgeF gene encoding peptidoglycan editing factor PgeF produces MNDQFPPYLTHPLVDLPGIRHGFFTRHGGVSTGVYESLNGGLGSKDDATHVAANRSRAANAIGGSDDTLMGLYQIHSSIALTACPGDDQRRDGDALVTSSKGLTLIILTADCVPIVFADAKNGVIGAAHAGWRGAVDGIVEETIKALLSLGAEAAQIRAAIGPAIQQPSYQVGTDLREEVMEATSWAEAFFEADSEASRFRFNLPGYVMGKLNRLGVESAAINEDTYSDHKFFSHRRATHQKLPDTGRLMTMIRLD; encoded by the coding sequence ATGAACGATCAATTCCCGCCTTATCTCACCCACCCGCTTGTCGATCTTCCTGGCATACGGCATGGGTTCTTCACCCGTCATGGCGGGGTAAGTACAGGCGTTTATGAGAGCCTTAATGGTGGTCTGGGCTCAAAGGATGATGCCACCCATGTTGCAGCAAACCGGTCCCGCGCCGCCAACGCCATTGGCGGCAGTGATGATACGTTGATGGGACTTTACCAGATCCATTCGTCCATCGCTCTAACCGCCTGCCCCGGAGATGATCAACGGCGAGATGGTGATGCGCTGGTGACCTCCAGCAAAGGTCTGACACTGATAATTCTGACTGCGGATTGCGTGCCCATCGTTTTTGCTGATGCAAAAAATGGTGTTATTGGTGCCGCCCATGCTGGTTGGCGAGGAGCGGTCGATGGCATTGTTGAGGAAACAATCAAAGCTCTTCTAAGCCTTGGGGCAGAAGCCGCACAGATCCGCGCTGCTATCGGCCCGGCCATCCAGCAGCCATCCTATCAGGTTGGCACGGATCTGCGGGAAGAGGTCATGGAAGCAACATCCTGGGCTGAAGCCTTTTTTGAGGCTGATTCTGAGGCATCCCGATTTCGTTTTAATCTGCCTGGATATGTGATGGGAAAGTTGAACCGCCTCGGGGTCGAATCAGCAGCAATCAATGAAGATACTTACAGTGATCATAAGTTTTTCAGCCATCGCCGGGCCACACACCAGAAATTACCTGACACCGGACGACTGATGACAATGATTCGCCTCGATTAA
- a CDS encoding class I SAM-dependent methyltransferase produces the protein MTGTPLEEVLRQLIKKEGPIGVDRFMALVLAHPEHGYYRSSIPIGKEGDFTTAPEISQMFGELIGLWLYQEACNQRILPESSDKGAFLMELGPGRGTLMADILRSLAVVAEGLTWPVQMIEINPALKVAQQKKLGKVGNATPSWKGDIAQLPAHPLLLVANEFFDALPIRQYISRRTRWHERQIFLFEDQLAFTENEIPATLDLPLQQPGTIAEICPDAVKITERLAGHITQHGGAMLIIDYGKESPFGDSLQAVRSHRPVDVLSKPGITDLSAWVDFAAIRTSALGVGAHVLGPVDQGSFLKELGLFQRAEQLGLGQPPAIRRQIAAAVDRLTSPAQMGRVFKVMAILPAEITSPVAGF, from the coding sequence ATGACCGGAACACCACTTGAGGAAGTTCTCCGTCAATTGATTAAAAAGGAAGGCCCCATAGGGGTCGACCGTTTCATGGCTCTTGTACTTGCTCATCCCGAACATGGGTATTACCGCTCCTCTATCCCCATCGGCAAGGAAGGCGATTTCACCACCGCACCGGAAATCTCACAGATGTTTGGGGAGCTTATCGGTCTCTGGCTTTATCAAGAAGCATGCAATCAGCGCATCTTACCCGAAAGCAGCGACAAAGGCGCCTTTCTTATGGAACTCGGCCCGGGGCGAGGCACCTTGATGGCCGATATCCTTCGCAGTCTTGCCGTGGTTGCCGAGGGGCTGACTTGGCCGGTTCAAATGATTGAAATCAACCCGGCGCTGAAAGTAGCTCAACAGAAAAAACTTGGTAAAGTCGGCAATGCGACACCTTCCTGGAAAGGGGATATAGCCCAATTACCAGCTCATCCCCTATTGCTGGTTGCTAACGAATTTTTCGATGCCCTGCCCATCCGCCAGTATATCAGCCGTAGAACCCGCTGGCACGAGCGTCAAATATTTCTTTTTGAAGATCAACTTGCCTTCACGGAAAATGAAATCCCGGCCACTCTTGATCTGCCATTACAACAGCCCGGGACAATTGCTGAAATCTGCCCTGATGCCGTGAAGATAACCGAGAGACTTGCAGGTCACATCACCCAGCACGGAGGGGCTATGCTCATCATCGATTATGGTAAGGAATCGCCTTTCGGCGACAGCCTTCAGGCAGTCCGAAGCCACCGGCCTGTCGATGTTCTGAGCAAGCCGGGTATTACCGATCTTTCTGCATGGGTTGATTTTGCAGCAATCCGCACCTCTGCCCTTGGTGTTGGCGCTCATGTTCTTGGACCAGTTGACCAGGGAAGTTTTCTCAAAGAGCTCGGGTTGTTTCAGCGCGCAGAACAGCTTGGCCTAGGTCAGCCCCCTGCCATACGTCGACAGATTGCCGCTGCCGTTGACCGGCTGACAAGTCCGGCCCAGATGGGCAGAGTTTTCAAGGTTATGGCCATTCTGCCGGCTGAAATCACATCGCCGGTAGCCGGATTCTGA
- the lgt gene encoding prolipoprotein diacylglyceryl transferase → MQPSQFPEPYFAAIPFPLIDPVLFSIGPLAVRWYALAYLAGILLGWQYLKRLTANENDSVGHAPLDALINASVIGIILGGRLGYVMFYNLDYYLSQPIEILMVWHGGMSFHGGMIGMGLAILAVARRHGINPLALGDLIALAAPIGLFFGRIANFINAELYGRPTDMPWGIIFPGGGDAPRHPSQLYEAGLEGLVLFFILQIFYRRGARQFPGLMIGVFLSGYGLARILVELFREPDQQIGFLINAVTMGQVLSLPMVIIGVIMIVYSRRKQA, encoded by the coding sequence ATGCAGCCCAGTCAATTCCCTGAACCTTATTTTGCGGCCATCCCCTTTCCGTTGATCGATCCTGTATTATTTTCGATCGGACCTCTTGCGGTCAGATGGTATGCCTTGGCCTATCTGGCCGGAATTTTGCTTGGCTGGCAGTACCTAAAAAGATTGACCGCCAATGAAAATGATTCTGTGGGCCATGCCCCGCTTGATGCACTTATCAATGCCAGTGTGATTGGCATCATCCTTGGTGGCCGGCTTGGGTATGTGATGTTCTACAATCTTGATTACTACCTGAGCCAACCGATTGAAATTTTAATGGTCTGGCACGGCGGGATGTCTTTTCACGGTGGAATGATCGGAATGGGCCTGGCGATCCTTGCAGTGGCAAGACGTCATGGTATCAACCCGTTGGCACTTGGCGATCTGATCGCTCTTGCTGCTCCAATAGGGCTCTTTTTTGGTCGGATTGCGAATTTCATCAATGCTGAGCTTTACGGCAGACCAACCGATATGCCATGGGGGATCATCTTTCCTGGTGGAGGCGATGCCCCACGCCATCCAAGTCAGCTCTATGAAGCCGGACTGGAAGGTCTGGTACTATTTTTCATTCTTCAGATTTTCTACCGTCGTGGGGCAAGACAATTCCCGGGATTGATGATCGGGGTTTTTCTTTCAGGTTACGGTTTGGCCCGCATCCTCGTTGAATTATTCCGTGAACCAGATCAGCAGATCGGGTTTTTGATCAATGCTGTGACCATGGGCCAGGTCCTTAGTCTGCCAATGGTCATCATCGGTGTGATAATGATTGTTTATTCACGACGGAAGCAAGCATGA
- a CDS encoding YbjN domain-containing protein — protein sequence MDVRIPQSTLPLGNPIELMEQFVDANDWRLHHASPDEISVEVPGKWSDYHLTFTWQDKHDALHVSAGLDIFIIDQQLDQAREVITRINSQIWLGHFDLLPDDGSVLFRYTLPLRGTGGATPEQIEDLIDISLGECERAYPALFQIATGVVSAEMAVDTAFLETAGTA from the coding sequence ATGGACGTTCGTATTCCCCAATCTACACTTCCCCTCGGCAATCCCATCGAGTTGATGGAACAGTTTGTTGATGCAAATGACTGGCGTTTGCATCACGCCAGCCCGGATGAGATTAGCGTTGAAGTGCCGGGCAAATGGTCTGATTATCACCTGACGTTCACCTGGCAGGATAAACATGATGCACTTCACGTCAGTGCAGGCCTTGATATATTCATCATTGACCAGCAGTTGGATCAAGCTCGTGAAGTTATCACGCGGATCAACAGCCAGATCTGGCTTGGCCATTTTGATCTGCTGCCGGATGATGGATCGGTTCTTTTCCGTTATACACTACCCCTCAGGGGAACGGGTGGTGCAACGCCCGAACAAATCGAAGACCTCATTGATATTTCTCTTGGTGAATGTGAGCGGGCATATCCGGCCTTGTTTCAGATCGCCACCGGTGTAGTATCGGCCGAGATGGCGGTGGATACCGCATTCCTTGAAACCGCCGGTACGGCCTGA
- the proC gene encoding pyrroline-5-carboxylate reductase, with product MDESIRFSVIDPAFDGTHPMAGQPKVTFSNSMNSDMTSPDMIVLAIKPQMMAEALPPLIKVSRRDTVWLSIAAGISVQWLKDAIAEDAPIIRTMPNTPAAIGRGITAMFTGEGVPVEMADLARALLSVIGQVVILDDEDDMDAVTAVSGSGPAYVFYLKEALEGAAINAGLKPELAAELAEQTIVGAAALLDQSEESASQLRVNVTSPGGTTQAALDVLMAEDGLLSLMKKTVLAARKRSRELGN from the coding sequence ATGGATGAAAGCATTAGGTTTTCCGTGATTGACCCGGCGTTTGATGGAACGCACCCTATGGCTGGTCAACCCAAGGTTACGTTCAGTAATAGCATGAATTCGGATATGACATCACCGGACATGATTGTGCTTGCCATAAAACCGCAAATGATGGCCGAGGCATTGCCCCCGCTCATCAAGGTAAGCCGGAGAGATACTGTATGGCTTTCAATAGCCGCCGGAATTTCCGTCCAGTGGCTCAAAGATGCAATAGCTGAAGATGCACCGATCATTCGGACCATGCCCAACACTCCCGCTGCTATTGGTCGCGGTATTACCGCTATGTTTACCGGAGAGGGTGTTCCTGTTGAAATGGCTGATCTGGCAAGGGCATTGCTTTCGGTCATCGGGCAGGTAGTAATCCTCGATGATGAAGATGATATGGATGCGGTAACAGCCGTATCTGGTTCAGGGCCTGCATATGTATTTTACCTGAAGGAAGCGCTCGAAGGGGCGGCAATCAATGCCGGCCTTAAGCCTGAACTTGCAGCCGAGTTGGCAGAACAAACCATCGTTGGTGCCGCCGCATTGTTGGATCAGAGTGAAGAAAGCGCAAGTCAGCTTCGGGTTAATGTGACAAGTCCGGGAGGAACAACGCAGGCCGCTCTGGACGTGCTGATGGCTGAAGATGGTCTTCTCAGCTTGATGAAAAAAACCGTTCTGGCAGCAAGGAAACGTTCACGGGAACTTGGCAATTAG
- a CDS encoding tRNA-binding protein, producing MDLASFEDFMKIDIRLGTITAVDDFPEARKPAWKLTIDFGAEIGTKKSSAQITDHYTKDDLIGLQVMAVVNFPPRQIGPFMSEVLTLGVSDEKGRVILLGVEKPAPNGARMH from the coding sequence ATGGATCTAGCCAGTTTTGAAGATTTCATGAAGATCGATATACGTCTGGGCACGATCACGGCAGTGGATGATTTTCCAGAAGCCCGCAAGCCAGCGTGGAAACTTACGATAGATTTCGGAGCAGAGATTGGGACCAAAAAGTCATCGGCTCAGATCACTGATCATTACACCAAAGATGACCTCATCGGCCTTCAAGTCATGGCGGTGGTCAATTTTCCACCCAGGCAGATTGGGCCGTTCATGTCCGAAGTGCTGACACTTGGTGTTTCGGATGAAAAAGGACGCGTTATCCTGCTCGGTGTGGAAAAGCCTGCGCCAAATGGCGCCAGGATGCATTAG
- a CDS encoding ATP-binding protein, translating to MKANTILPKTLFGRMLLIILTPMILVQIVTVLIFYERHWDTVTRYMAGNLASDIHVIVDRFAVDQGKVGFNETAAFASKYFYFNLAWHEKAILPRIENAPYTYASDMLHQSLESRLGNPYVLDLHRNDDLVSIHVQFPDGVLEIKSSRKRIFSSTSWLVILWTVSTSVLLFAIALLFLRGQVRPIRRLAKAARQVGLGRPAPDYRLEGAREVRLAGRAFQAMHQRIQRQLVERTEMLAQVSHDLRTPLTRMKLQLQYIPESEDKAGLKKDIADMEAMITGYIDFANSAVAEQMESRDVTEIVKDSIAGFNLPDTVLVMTTPDTSVPAIQLRPRLIRRAIDNLIGNAIRYGSRTEVSIERDEEQIQILVDDDGPGIPKEHRIGVLRPFTQLDPKGGSKGAGLGLSIANDAALSHGGLLLLSDSPMGGLRARLQLPI from the coding sequence ATGAAAGCCAATACCATACTGCCGAAAACACTGTTTGGCCGGATGCTGTTGATCATCCTGACACCGATGATCCTGGTGCAGATTGTTACGGTATTGATTTTCTATGAACGACACTGGGATACCGTCACCCGCTATATGGCCGGTAATCTTGCATCAGACATTCATGTCATCGTAGACCGCTTTGCCGTAGATCAGGGCAAGGTCGGCTTTAATGAAACAGCAGCCTTTGCCAGCAAATATTTTTATTTTAATCTTGCCTGGCATGAGAAAGCGATCCTGCCGAGAATTGAAAACGCTCCCTATACTTATGCCAGCGATATGCTCCATCAGTCTCTCGAAAGCAGACTGGGCAATCCTTATGTGCTTGATTTGCATCGTAATGATGATCTGGTGTCCATTCATGTCCAGTTTCCCGATGGGGTGCTTGAGATAAAATCCAGTCGGAAACGCATCTTCAGCAGCACATCCTGGCTGGTGATATTATGGACAGTCAGCACTTCGGTCTTGCTCTTTGCTATCGCCCTGCTTTTTCTTCGTGGGCAAGTGCGCCCGATCCGGCGACTTGCCAAGGCAGCTCGCCAGGTTGGTCTCGGCCGCCCGGCGCCGGACTACCGGCTTGAAGGTGCCCGTGAAGTTCGGCTTGCCGGGAGGGCCTTTCAGGCCATGCATCAGCGTATTCAGCGCCAACTTGTTGAACGCACAGAGATGCTGGCCCAGGTTTCCCACGACCTTAGAACACCACTCACTCGGATGAAACTCCAACTTCAGTACATCCCGGAAAGCGAAGACAAGGCCGGTCTGAAAAAAGATATTGCCGACATGGAAGCCATGATCACGGGCTATATTGATTTTGCCAATAGCGCCGTAGCCGAGCAGATGGAAAGTCGGGACGTGACCGAAATTGTCAAGGACAGCATTGCTGGCTTCAATCTTCCCGATACTGTCCTTGTGATGACCACGCCTGATACAAGTGTGCCCGCTATTCAACTCCGTCCAAGGCTGATCCGCCGTGCTATCGATAACCTGATCGGCAACGCCATCCGTTACGGTAGCCGAACGGAAGTCAGCATCGAACGCGATGAGGAGCAGATTCAGATACTCGTTGATGACGACGGCCCCGGAATTCCAAAAGAACACCGGATTGGTGTTCTCCGTCCTTTTACTCAACTTGACCCTAAAGGTGGCAGTAAAGGTGCGGGGCTTGGTCTTTCAATCGCTAATGACGCTGCTCTGTCCCATGGAGGGCTGTTGCTACTCAGCGACTCACCTATGGGCGGACTACGAGCACGACTTCAGTTGCCGATCTAA
- a CDS encoding response regulator: MTSIENPHILVIDDDNRLRELLRRFLREQGFLVTTAASAEEARIRLEGMHFDMLVVDVMMPGESGLDLVRDLKSSGMSSPCLMLTAMGEPGQRLHGLESGAADYMTKPFEPLELALRLRNILGRQATPDTPTSGESRIVHFGPHHFDLGRQLLMTGGQRRHLTSSEKALLSCFGENAGKVLSREGLSAMLGGTMEGRSIDVAVARLRRKLEPNPGRPIYLVTARGQGWVLETDKSFGEGS, translated from the coding sequence ATGACCTCGATAGAAAACCCTCACATTCTGGTGATTGACGATGACAATCGCCTGCGTGAACTTTTAAGACGTTTTTTACGAGAACAGGGCTTTCTTGTAACCACCGCAGCTTCTGCAGAAGAAGCCCGCATACGGCTTGAAGGCATGCATTTCGATATGCTGGTTGTTGATGTCATGATGCCCGGGGAAAGCGGCCTTGATCTGGTCCGGGACCTTAAATCTTCGGGCATGTCCTCACCCTGCCTGATGCTTACCGCGATGGGAGAGCCAGGTCAACGTCTGCACGGTCTTGAAAGCGGCGCCGCTGACTACATGACCAAACCGTTTGAGCCGCTTGAGCTTGCCCTGCGGCTAAGAAATATTCTGGGGCGACAGGCCACGCCAGATACTCCCACATCCGGAGAAAGCAGGATCGTCCATTTTGGCCCGCATCATTTTGATCTTGGCCGCCAGCTTCTAATGACAGGAGGACAACGCCGACATCTGACCTCATCTGAAAAAGCACTGCTTTCTTGCTTTGGGGAAAACGCCGGCAAGGTCTTATCTCGGGAGGGACTTTCAGCTATGCTTGGGGGCACGATGGAAGGCCGGAGCATTGATGTTGCCGTTGCTAGATTGCGTCGCAAACTTGAACCCAATCCAGGCAGGCCGATCTATCTTGTTACTGCACGCGGACAGGGATGGGTGCTGGAGACAGATAAATCCTTTGGGGAAGGATCCTGA
- a CDS encoding MarR family winged helix-turn-helix transcriptional regulator yields MTDIKTHHNPLFLREDELRYSIELLFFAYRDFTAEADAILEKRGLGRAHHRVIYFVGRSPEITVSELLSILNITKQSLARVLNRLVDDGYVMLEQGVSDKRQRLLSLTDKGYELEKELTDVQKRRFTRAYKTAGFNAVERFLDVMREMLDEETKPLIRPERVGSFPPGK; encoded by the coding sequence ATGACTGACATAAAAACGCATCATAATCCTCTTTTCCTCCGCGAAGATGAATTGCGCTACAGCATTGAGCTTTTGTTTTTCGCCTATCGTGATTTCACCGCCGAAGCCGATGCTATCCTCGAAAAACGAGGACTCGGCCGAGCTCATCATCGGGTGATCTATTTTGTTGGTCGCAGCCCCGAGATCACGGTCAGCGAGCTCTTGTCGATTCTCAATATCACCAAGCAATCGCTTGCCCGCGTGCTCAACCGCCTAGTCGATGATGGGTATGTCATGCTGGAACAGGGGGTTAGCGACAAACGCCAGCGCCTGCTGTCATTAACAGACAAAGGTTATGAGCTGGAAAAGGAACTTACAGATGTTCAGAAGAGGCGGTTTACCCGCGCCTACAAGACGGCTGGTTTTAACGCGGTGGAAAGGTTTTTGGATGTCATGCGGGAAATGTTGGATGAGGAGACCAAACCATTAATCCGGCCTGAACGTGTGGGTAGTTTCCCACCTGGAAAGTAA
- a CDS encoding branched-chain amino acid aminotransferase, with amino-acid sequence MAILPFDDRDGLIWFNGEMVQWRDAKTHALNHGLHYASSVFEGERAYNGAIFESEWHTRRFRESARILDFAIPFTDEEIIVAKKAVMEANNIVDGYIRPVAWRGSEMMAVSAQQSKTHVLIAAWEWPSYFDPETKMKGITLGIADWKRPSPETAPVHAKAAGLYMICTLSKHGAEKKGFHDALMLDYRGYVAEATGANVFFLMEDGKIHTPEADCFLNGITRQTVIKLAKNMGYDVIERHIKPEELSQVAECFLTGTAAEVTPVSRIGEYNFNPGAFSRNIMDAYAALVRGES; translated from the coding sequence ATGGCAATACTACCTTTTGATGACCGTGATGGCTTGATCTGGTTCAATGGCGAGATGGTCCAATGGCGTGATGCAAAAACGCATGCACTTAACCACGGGCTACATTATGCAAGCTCGGTATTTGAAGGGGAGCGTGCCTATAACGGAGCGATCTTCGAAAGTGAGTGGCATACTCGCCGGTTCAGGGAATCTGCACGCATTCTTGATTTTGCCATTCCATTTACCGATGAGGAAATCATTGTAGCTAAAAAGGCGGTGATGGAGGCGAACAATATCGTTGATGGATATATTCGTCCTGTTGCATGGCGAGGTAGCGAGATGATGGCGGTTTCCGCCCAGCAATCCAAAACACATGTGCTGATCGCAGCCTGGGAATGGCCCAGCTATTTTGATCCCGAAACCAAGATGAAAGGTATCACGCTAGGAATCGCTGACTGGAAACGCCCAAGCCCGGAAACGGCTCCGGTTCATGCCAAGGCAGCAGGCCTTTACATGATCTGTACTCTTTCCAAGCACGGAGCAGAAAAAAAGGGATTCCATGATGCGCTGATGCTGGACTATCGCGGATATGTGGCTGAGGCGACAGGCGCCAACGTCTTTTTCCTGATGGAGGATGGCAAGATACATACACCCGAAGCCGACTGTTTCCTCAATGGAATTACCCGCCAGACTGTCATCAAACTTGCTAAGAATATGGGGTATGATGTCATTGAACGTCATATAAAGCCAGAAGAGCTTAGTCAGGTAGCGGAATGTTTCCTTACCGGGACAGCAGCTGAAGTCACACCTGTTTCCCGTATTGGTGAATATAACTTCAACCCAGGTGCATTCAGCCGAAATATCATGGACGCGTATGCTGCGCTGGTTCGGGGGGAAAGTTGA
- a CDS encoding molybdenum cofactor biosynthesis protein MoaE: MPVRIQHEDFDIAVETRILGQHGPGGFPGAIVTFTGLVRDMAKGREITAMTLEHYPGMTESELSRIHDEAISRWPLSGAVIIHRVGRLLAGEQIVFVGCASPHRDAAFEAARFMMDFLKTDAPFWKAEESDGRTTWVDARESDTAARDRWKS, from the coding sequence ATGCCGGTGCGTATCCAGCATGAAGATTTTGACATCGCCGTCGAAACCCGCATTCTTGGTCAACATGGACCGGGTGGATTTCCCGGCGCCATAGTTACCTTCACCGGCCTTGTTCGAGACATGGCAAAAGGTAGAGAAATTACTGCCATGACTCTCGAACATTATCCTGGCATGACCGAAAGTGAACTTTCGCGCATCCATGATGAAGCCATATCACGATGGCCACTTAGCGGTGCGGTGATCATCCATCGGGTTGGACGTCTCTTGGCAGGTGAACAAATCGTCTTTGTCGGTTGCGCGTCTCCACACCGGGATGCCGCCTTTGAGGCAGCCCGCTTCATGATGGATTTCCTGAAAACGGATGCACCCTTCTGGAAGGCGGAGGAGAGTGATGGTCGCACCACCTGGGTGGATGCAAGAGAAAGCGACACAGCCGCACGAGATCGCTGGAAAAGCTAG
- the moaD gene encoding molybdopterin converting factor subunit 1, protein MKLMYFAWMREHIGTAHEERTLPDRVKTVAELIAHLREQSPGHAAALGNMDVVRVAINQEYCDLDAAVADGDEIAFFPPVTGG, encoded by the coding sequence ATGAAACTGATGTATTTTGCGTGGATGCGTGAACACATAGGCACCGCTCATGAGGAGCGCACTCTGCCAGATCGGGTCAAAACCGTAGCTGAGCTGATTGCTCACCTGCGTGAGCAGAGCCCGGGTCATGCTGCAGCACTTGGCAATATGGATGTTGTCCGCGTTGCCATCAATCAGGAATATTGCGATCTTGATGCTGCTGTTGCTGACGGAGATGAAATTGCTTTCTTTCCCCCGGTAACTGGAGGCTAG